From the genome of Nicotiana sylvestris chromosome 2, ASM39365v2, whole genome shotgun sequence, one region includes:
- the LOC138885670 gene encoding uncharacterized protein, whose protein sequence is MSTNTCQVKLAPSKLDVLVSTIDVAPLEIVPPASDKLRVEESDVEIDIATHEKKESENEGESSEKKSENEGKSGEEKESEEEEKLDEQVGDFGEEEKYSEEEGDSESEGEDVENGSASEGEYEESEKENKSASGESKGSMAIANTVIALLEEASRKKRC, encoded by the exons ATGTCAACTAATACATGTCAGGTAAAATTAGCTCCATCAAAGTTAGATGTTCTGGTTTCTACAATTGATGTTGCACCCTTAGAGATTGTTCCACCCGCAAGTGATAAACTACGAGTAGAGGAATCGGATGTAGAAATAGACATAGCAACTCATGAGAAAAAAG AGAGCGAGAATGAGGGGGAATCTAGTGAGAAAAAGAGTGAGAATGAAGGGAAATCTGGTGAGGAAAAggaaagtgaggaagaagaaaagTTAGATGAACAAGTAGGTGATTTTGGAGAGGAAGAAAAATATAGTGAGGAAGAAGGTGATTCTGAGAGTGAAGGTGAGGATGTAGAAAATGGAAGTGCGAGTGAAGGTGAATATGAAgaaagtgaaaaagaaaataagagtgcAAGTGGGGAATCTAAAGGTTCTATGGCTATTGCGAACACTGTTATAGCCCTTTTAGAAGAAGCAAGTAGAAAGAAAAGGTGTTGA